A stretch of Nitrospinota bacterium DNA encodes these proteins:
- the rpsD gene encoding 30S ribosomal protein S4 → MARYTGSVCRLCRREGIKLYLKGSRCETAKCAIEKRAYPPGQHGQGRKKFSEYGVQLREKQKVKRIYGVLEKQFRNYFFAADKKKGITGENLLQNLELRMDNVIYRMGLASSRSTARQLVRHGHFTVNGKKVNIPSYSLGQGDTIAVNPNKEKKAPVKNAIENIKDKTLPDWLSFDVDSKQGIVQALPTREHVTMPIEEQLIVELYSR, encoded by the coding sequence TTGGCCAGGTATACAGGTTCTGTTTGTCGACTGTGTCGGCGAGAAGGCATAAAATTGTATTTGAAAGGTTCCCGTTGCGAGACGGCTAAGTGTGCTATTGAAAAACGAGCATACCCTCCCGGACAGCATGGACAGGGAAGGAAGAAATTCTCGGAATACGGGGTGCAGCTTCGTGAAAAACAAAAGGTAAAACGGATTTATGGAGTGCTGGAAAAGCAGTTTAGAAACTACTTTTTTGCCGCGGATAAGAAAAAAGGCATTACCGGCGAAAACCTCCTGCAAAATTTAGAGTTGCGGATGGATAATGTTATTTATAGGATGGGGCTGGCTTCTTCAAGAAGCACGGCTCGCCAGTTGGTCAGGCATGGACACTTTACCGTTAACGGAAAAAAGGTCAACATCCCGTCTTATTCTCTCGGTCAAGGGGATACGATAGCCGTAAACCCCAATAAAGAAAAAAAGGCGCCTGTTAAAAACGCTATTGAGAATATTAAAGATAAAACTTTGCCGGACTGGCTGTCATTTGATGTGGATAGCAAACAGGGCATTGTGCAGGCTTTGCCAACAAGAGAGCATGTAACCATGCCAATTGAGGAACAGCTGATCGTTGAGCTTTACTCACGTTAA
- a CDS encoding DNA-directed RNA polymerase subunit alpha: MFTAQGIVKPKRLEFDKKNKSEFYGKLSAGPFERGYGVTIGNSLRRMLLSSIEGAAIVAVKFEGIFHEFSSIPGVV, encoded by the coding sequence ATGTTCACAGCCCAAGGAATCGTTAAACCTAAGCGATTAGAATTTGATAAGAAAAACAAGTCGGAGTTTTACGGAAAGCTCAGTGCTGGTCCGTTCGAGCGCGGGTATGGGGTGACAATCGGTAATTCATTGAGAAGGATGCTCTTGTCATCCATCGAAGGTGCCGCCATTGTAGCCGTAAAATTTGAGGGAATTTTTCATGAGTTTTCCTCTATTCCTGGAGTGGT
- a CDS encoding DNA-directed RNA polymerase subunit alpha, whose translation GYGVTIGNSLRRMLLSSIEGAAIVAVKFEGIFHEFSSIPGVVEDVTEIILNLKQVNLKLTGDATSKRIYIKASEPGTVCAKDISADPDIEVLNPDLPVLTIDQSTDVEIEMIVRKGRGYVPADRHNIENESVQMIPVDASFSPIEKITYHVENTRVGQSTDYDSLVMELWTNGGITPEDAVAHAAKIVKDHMQIFINFDEEPEPVQPQVDEKKQKLLTNMAKCVEELELSVRSYNCLKNANIQTIAELVQKTDGEMLKTRNFGRKSLNEIKEILEDMGLHLGMKVDEDDLKQIIQAQKKKEIDTEVDL comes from the coding sequence GCGGGTATGGGGTGACAATCGGTAATTCATTGAGAAGGATGCTCTTGTCATCCATCGAAGGTGCCGCCATTGTAGCCGTAAAATTTGAGGGAATTTTTCATGAGTTTTCCTCTATTCCTGGAGTGGTCGAGGATGTTACGGAAATTATACTAAACTTAAAGCAGGTCAACCTCAAGCTGACCGGTGACGCGACTTCAAAACGGATTTATATCAAAGCTTCAGAGCCGGGTACGGTTTGCGCTAAAGACATTTCAGCTGATCCGGATATAGAGGTTCTGAACCCTGATCTTCCTGTCTTGACGATTGATCAAAGTACCGATGTCGAAATAGAAATGATCGTGAGAAAAGGCCGGGGCTATGTTCCTGCTGACCGTCACAACATTGAAAATGAGTCAGTTCAAATGATTCCAGTGGATGCCAGTTTCTCTCCAATTGAGAAGATCACCTATCATGTGGAGAATACACGTGTTGGTCAATCTACGGATTATGACTCTTTGGTTATGGAATTGTGGACCAATGGAGGCATTACGCCTGAAGATGCAGTGGCTCATGCCGCCAAGATTGTTAAAGACCATATGCAGATCTTTATCAACTTCGATGAAGAGCCGGAACCGGTACAGCCTCAAGTTGATGAGAAAAAACAAAAGTTACTGACAAATATGGCGAAATGTGTTGAAGAGCTGGAGCTCTCAGTGCGGTCCTATAATTGTCTCAAAAATGCCAATATCCAGACTATTGCCGAACTGGTTCAAAAGACGGATGGTGAAATGCTTAAAACCAGAAACTTCGGTAGAAAATCTCTCAATGAGATTAAGGAAATTTTAGAGGACATGGGTCTTCATTTGGGTATGAAGGTCGATGAGGATGATCTCAAGCAGATCATTCAAGCCCAGAAGAAAAAGGAAATAGATACCGAAGTTGATCTTTAG
- a CDS encoding 50S ribosomal protein L17: protein MRHLKAGRKFGRSSAHRKALFRNLVGALIQRERIQTTLAKAKELRGKVEKTITLGKRGTLHARRQAFKMVPAKDAVQKVFGPLAERYASRPGGYTRIIRIGHRKGDDAPMAFIELVDREGEAAPKAKAEAKKEAKDSKPKVTKKAEPQAKETAAKEKPKATAPKKAKADPEKKKTDFKKESK from the coding sequence ATGCGGCATTTAAAAGCAGGTAGAAAATTTGGAAGGAGCTCTGCTCATCGGAAAGCATTGTTCAGAAACCTTGTTGGTGCTCTGATCCAAAGAGAGCGTATCCAGACCACTTTGGCTAAAGCCAAGGAGTTGAGGGGCAAGGTGGAAAAAACCATCACGCTGGGTAAAAGGGGTACACTTCATGCCCGTCGTCAAGCTTTTAAAATGGTGCCTGCTAAAGATGCTGTTCAAAAAGTATTTGGGCCGCTTGCGGAGCGTTATGCAAGCCGACCTGGTGGGTATACCCGGATCATTCGTATAGGCCATCGCAAAGGGGATGATGCCCCAATGGCGTTTATTGAACTGGTTGACCGTGAAGGTGAGGCGGCACCAAAAGCAAAAGCCGAGGCTAAAAAGGAAGCTAAAGACAGCAAACCAAAAGTGACGAAGAAAGCCGAACCGCAAGCAAAAGAAACGGCAGCCAAAGAAAAACCCAAAGCAACGGCTCCTAAAAAAGCGAAGGCTGATCCTGAGAAAAAGAAAACAGACTTTAAAAAAGAATCTAAATAA
- a CDS encoding YkgJ family cysteine cluster protein yields MAKKKSKRDDTSQCEKCLPAYCCNYFAFGIDEPEDRRDYESLLWKIAHENVSFYIYRNDWYIMIHNRCNFLMPDNKCAIYEHRPYMCREHSTESCEYTGDDYGFTEHFKSYDDLLKYIKENTNYRFKQDPTGVPPNCL; encoded by the coding sequence ATGGCAAAGAAAAAGAGCAAGCGAGACGACACCAGCCAATGCGAAAAATGCCTTCCGGCTTATTGTTGCAATTATTTCGCTTTCGGAATTGATGAACCTGAAGACCGGCGTGACTATGAAAGTTTATTGTGGAAAATCGCGCATGAAAACGTTTCATTCTACATCTACCGGAACGACTGGTACATCATGATTCACAACCGGTGCAACTTTTTAATGCCCGACAATAAATGCGCCATTTATGAACATCGTCCCTATATGTGCCGTGAACATAGTACAGAGTCCTGCGAATACACAGGTGACGACTATGGCTTTACCGAGCACTTTAAGAGCTATGATGATCTTTTGAAATATATCAAAGAGAATACGAACTACAGATTTAAACAGGACCCCACAGGAGTTCCCCCTAACTGTCTATAG
- a CDS encoding radical SAM protein, translating to MSKSNSQFKISSASFEPAYMKLFRSGELYRRSRQALRHLENCMVCPRDCEINRLENEKAVCKTGRHALVGSYAPHFGEEDCLRGTNGSGTIFFSLCNLKCVFCQNYDISQDGEGIEVSPQDLAAMMLSLQQRGCHNINFVTPEHVVPQILEALPLAVQMGLRLPLVYNTGAYDSMDSMRLMDGIIDIYMPDFKYWDNDRSQKYLKAKDYPETARAVIREMHRQVGDLLLDENGLAKRGVLLRHLVMPDNLEDTENIMAYIAREVSPNTYVNIMGQYFPAGKVSESKYSEINRRPRQAEIETAESISRQYGLYRFDKRSND from the coding sequence ATGTCGAAAAGCAATTCTCAGTTCAAGATTTCTTCAGCAAGCTTCGAGCCGGCGTATATGAAATTATTCCGCTCTGGTGAGCTTTATCGCCGGTCCCGGCAGGCCTTGCGCCATCTGGAAAACTGTATGGTATGCCCACGAGATTGCGAAATCAACCGTCTTGAAAATGAAAAGGCTGTATGCAAAACCGGTCGGCATGCCCTTGTTGGCAGTTATGCACCTCATTTTGGAGAAGAGGATTGCCTAAGGGGTACAAATGGAAGCGGCACGATCTTCTTTTCCCTCTGCAATCTTAAATGCGTGTTTTGCCAGAACTATGACATCAGCCAGGATGGTGAAGGCATTGAAGTAAGCCCTCAAGACCTCGCAGCCATGATGCTCAGCCTACAACAACGTGGCTGCCACAATATTAATTTTGTGACACCCGAGCATGTTGTCCCACAAATCCTCGAAGCTTTGCCTTTAGCGGTACAAATGGGATTGAGACTTCCTCTTGTTTACAACACCGGGGCTTATGACTCTATGGACAGCATGCGTTTAATGGATGGCATCATAGACATTTATATGCCCGACTTCAAATACTGGGACAATGACCGTTCACAAAAATATCTTAAAGCCAAAGACTATCCTGAAACTGCCCGTGCTGTTATAAGGGAAATGCACCGCCAAGTGGGAGATTTATTGCTGGATGAAAACGGTCTGGCAAAAAGAGGCGTGCTCCTGAGACACCTGGTAATGCCTGACAATCTTGAAGACACAGAAAACATCATGGCTTATATTGCAAGAGAGGTGTCTCCCAACACTTATGTCAATATCATGGGACAGTATTTTCCCGCCGGCAAAGTAAGCGAAAGTAAATACTCCGAGATCAATCGCCGTCCCAGGCAAGCTGAAATTGAGACCGCAGAAAGTATCTCCCGGCAATACGGTCTATACCGCTTTGACAAACGTTCTAATGATTAG
- the rho gene encoding transcription termination factor Rho encodes MTQMNIEELKAKTISELTNIAKELKIQGHSGLRKQDLIFRILEAKTEKDGLMFGQGVLEILPDGFGFLRAPTYNYLPGPDDIYVSPSQIRKFDMRTGDTISGQIRPPKDSERYFALLKVEAINFENPDKTKDKILFDNLTPLYPEERIRLETPGGKDYSARVMDLMTPIGKGQRGLIVAPPRTGKTMLLQSVANSISTNYPEVALIVLLIDERPEEVTDMERSVRGEVISSTFDEPAQRHVQVAEMVIEKAKRLVEHKRDVVILLDSITRLARAYNAIVPPSGKVLSGGVDSNALQRPKRFFGAARNLEEGGSLTIIATALIDTGSRMDDVIFEEFKGTGNLEIVLDRKLADKRTFPSIDINRSGTRKEELLLPEEDLQRVWLLRKVLIPMGIHDTMDLLLQKIKETKTNAEFLATMNS; translated from the coding sequence ATGACCCAGATGAACATAGAAGAACTCAAGGCCAAAACCATATCAGAACTCACCAACATAGCCAAGGAACTGAAGATTCAGGGCCACAGCGGGCTTAGAAAGCAGGACCTCATTTTCAGGATTCTGGAAGCCAAGACTGAAAAGGATGGCTTGATGTTTGGTCAGGGAGTGCTGGAAATACTCCCGGATGGGTTTGGTTTTCTTAGGGCACCTACTTACAATTATCTTCCTGGGCCTGACGATATTTACGTATCGCCATCACAGATTCGTAAGTTTGACATGCGTACCGGTGATACTATTTCTGGTCAGATTCGTCCTCCCAAGGATAGCGAACGTTATTTTGCCTTATTGAAAGTTGAAGCCATCAACTTTGAGAATCCGGATAAAACGAAAGATAAAATTTTATTCGACAACCTGACACCGTTATATCCTGAGGAGCGGATCCGGTTGGAGACCCCTGGAGGTAAGGATTACAGTGCCCGCGTGATGGACCTGATGACTCCAATTGGCAAGGGGCAGCGGGGATTGATCGTTGCGCCTCCAAGAACGGGAAAAACCATGTTGTTGCAATCTGTTGCAAACAGCATCAGCACGAATTATCCGGAAGTTGCGTTGATTGTTTTACTAATTGACGAGAGGCCGGAAGAAGTGACAGACATGGAGCGCTCGGTTCGCGGTGAGGTCATCAGTTCGACTTTTGACGAGCCGGCTCAAAGGCATGTGCAGGTTGCCGAGATGGTTATTGAAAAAGCCAAGAGACTGGTCGAGCATAAAAGGGATGTCGTCATTCTGCTCGATAGTATCACCCGTTTGGCGAGGGCTTATAACGCCATAGTACCGCCAAGTGGAAAAGTCTTGTCAGGTGGTGTGGATTCGAATGCACTGCAAAGACCGAAACGTTTTTTCGGTGCCGCCCGGAATCTGGAAGAAGGCGGAAGTTTGACCATCATCGCCACGGCCCTGATTGACACGGGAAGCCGCATGGATGATGTTATCTTTGAAGAATTTAAAGGAACGGGTAACCTGGAAATTGTCCTTGATCGCAAACTGGCTGATAAGAGAACTTTTCCTTCAATCGACATCAACCGCTCTGGTACTCGAAAGGAAGAGCTTTTGCTGCCGGAGGAAGACCTCCAACGTGTTTGGTTATTGAGAAAAGTTTTGATCCCCATGGGCATCCATGATACGATGGACCTTCTCTTACAGAAGATTAAAGAAACCAAAACCAACGCCGAATTTCTGGCCACTATGAACTCCTGA